Proteins from a single region of Styela clava chromosome 1, kaStyClav1.hap1.2, whole genome shotgun sequence:
- the LOC120348523 gene encoding fibrillin-2-like isoform X2: MRGLFVLTFTCLFVGAIGQMRSRRLHVPQHWRNYGFGRPQNLVRPRRNGNIMVGPHVCKENGQSFCCPGWTTLVGSNKCIQAVCDPNQCGDGVCIQPKKCICQNGAIATSCGAEPRYRTGQRCGLRCMNGGECVNNECACSGAFTGAHCSQPICGPGCQNGGRCISPNKCLCTYGFTGNRCQTDYRVGPCFLTRANDTCMDQIEGVTCNKKICCATIGQGWGIPCEECPARAGNCSRGRMPPHCEDINECQMIPGLCKDGECVNTDGSFRCECADGYVYNNKLHKCEDIDECLEGYCENGECSNTVGGFMCKCPPDYLLSSDQTYCISDKPGFCYTSIESGLCATPLPQLTRRTECCCSTVGEHEQETLGKCFAVPNSNPERCPTLGTPEFIHQCTDLGHGKGDITDPDLMCQIMGVQACENGECVGTATGGYQCRCNEGFAPTEDMKGCVDKNECGDGMSERDICGLYGTCVNSIGSYSCHCDPGFANGEDMISCIDIDECAEAPEGLCENGRCVNNRGSFICSCDEGYRQTATRQACEDYDECVEDNDLCEFGRCVNIIGAFRCVCNPGFVESADKRSCKDENECEATGMCEHGSCINRNGGFECMCDNGFEITHDGKHCVDIDECKQKPCINGECENLIGDFRCHCHRFQQLDESGRRCLLESRVANCFRNVRNGQCNAENALTALTTRAECCCAVPGGMSAWDDCEPCPERGSENHGVLCSGVTINNICAMHASPCDNGACINMEGNNYRCECHPGFLPTADQKACVDIDECSESMQCSNGQCRNTPGSFVCTCDPGFVLKGDVCEDIPECESNPCINGECVDLPGSFECRCEEGSMLDINGLACYNVQMQQCWKSYENNTCSDNFRVLTAEACCNSIGVAWGNKNCIPCTEIELRCQKGYMYNVATDECDDIPECSYGACDPLAECIETEGSFQCICPEHLTLDATRTVCLDIRVGTCFWDFEESTNECSNPTFGAVMRKSDCCCTVGQGWRHDSNACEGCPVEGTPEFDKLCPLGKTGGTDGKLGPTVNECIRFPDLCNNGICENTVDSFICRCNIGFTLDETGRMCNDIDECDISIELCGEGECVNTDGSFNCICKEGYTLSSTGDFCEDDNECIAGGKCTGGDCLNTDGSYECRCPQGRALSPDGTRCVDVDECLVMKDLCKPYGECVNMLGFFVCVCDPGFETTEDKTICVDKDECAIENGGCSTICVNTIGSYECRCEEGFTLTFDGHTCADVDECMDQPSRCDGGRCENIEGSFQCVCFDGFMATMDFQYCEDMDECAMNPNICMNGKCHNTRGSYTCNCDQGYCVPQGQMICVDEDECELGKHTCDVNADCSNTDGGFECSCIDGFSGDGFDCIDEDECTNGNNTCDENAECDNTHGSYACNCDDGFHGDGFSCSDKDDCLADENLCGPHGTCLNIQGSFECECPMGFMTTADKKACKDIDECAIEHICVNGRCHNVPGTFRCECLKGFEKDEQGANCTDIDECDDVANCINGECVNSIGTYECQCPEGFTPNPGGVGCVDTRTGDCFLRVEGDENAPICSRAIGVDVVRATCCCSYYAQAWGNPCEICPERNTSEYQTLCPGGDGFKPNPITVFLEDIDECMELPGLCQGGKCVNVFGSFICECPEGYKLNEESRVCEDVDECTEAEAVCGPGTCVNSVGGYSCLCPDGYKPINRGRICEDEREAFCYRYYNESSFQCTEQLPFNVTKKLCCCTGQIGQGWNNPCEVCPIPGDGTAFKELCGVDIYEPGELICKKVPDLCLNGICVDTDTGYQCECPMGFRYNEAMLMCEDIDECAADENICRINAQCVNLQGSYRCSCKDGYTDRNGECVDVDECIEQEACSNGQCENREGGFLCICNQGFKSINDEQACEDVDECDFDPCGFGNCQNMVGSYICTCYNGFTLSDNGDCVDTDECVELSVCRNGLCINEDGSYSCMCDDGYKVARDGRSCIDANECMEDAAVCGEGSCQNMDGSFKCFCPDGYSSPDGKSCIDDDECELLDMCTNGDCVNTPGSFTCVCPPNFALSTNKKLCIDQTKGQCYSSYDLGVCSNEMPTAVTRGSCCCTCTDSAWGESAGECEACPAEGTQEFENLCPEGCGFTPNGDDINECVTNNPCVNGICRNLAGGFKCECRTGFKLDETNFVCVDEDECVERGNPCGPGTCSNRVGGFHCECEDGYYNGPMMKCLDINECLEQTHGCKFRCVNTDGSYVCTCPDGYKLNDDDRSCSDIDECSDDDLNRCEEKGMLCKNAVGSFECLCQPGYKKVGVADQCENIDECLTLGVCAGGECIDLEGSYQCRCGEGYIYDEQGRRCIDNREGLCYAAVHQRTCELTATTGFSVSKTSCCCNNGAGWGPDCDICPLPSSKEFVKLCPHGPGFDERGEDIDDCIVFPGLCANGTCTNLLGSYKCICDRGFMPTENMQACIDIDECAMPNGCAGGSRCRNTFGGYKCECPAGYQITNTMRCVDVDECTRKDHQCQFICINTIGSYHCGCPHGFAMHNNQSCVDQDECKMDPDICGENADCENDVGGYHCVCAPGFEKTPNGDGCIGLPCDSRPGICGPQMCMNVGESIRCVPGCNPNTRLRFHNMRCYDINDCRANPCKFGGRCVPNAEGQYRCTGGGCGRGFAMMGGYGRGCGDINECRFQNNPCSYQCQNSYGGFKCGCPRGYFGLGGSQCMNGMGGFQQPPVYPQQYGQLPFMGGRGAPMGRCYDCGPVGPHRQRRSTESAQMEMISGDDENRPPVNTSVPIIMHLSLQNLNPRQRLIQLIPAIRTLKDHTLYKIIGGNEGRMFRIHKQDSFHFIHLNRGFEREEGKIEPGQYKIKVEAKPTIDKKTAKKASLDNPQIEKAMENTVKFEVLFDIEK; encoded by the exons CTGTTTGTGATCCCAATCAATGCGGGGACGGTGTGTGCATTCAGCCTAAAAAATGTATCTGTCAAAATGGTGCAATTGCGACATCTTGTGGAGCAGAACCCAGATACAGAA CTGGTCAGAGATGCGGACTTCGTTGCATGAACGGTGGAGAATGCGTCAACAACGAATGTGCTTGCAGTGGCGCTTTCACTGGTGCCCACTGCTCCCAGC CCATCTGTGGACCAGGATGCCAAAATGGCGGAAGATGCATCAGCCCGAACAAATGTCTCTGCACATATGGATTCACTGGAAACAGATGCCAGACAG ACTACCGAGTTGGACCATGCTTCCTCACTCGTGCAAATGATACATGCATGGACCAGATCGAGGGCGTAACTTGCAACAAAAAGATCTGCTGCGCCACCATTGGTCAAGGATGGGGAATCCCCTGTGAAGAATGCCCCGCAAGAGCTGGAAACTGCTCACGTGGAAGAATGCCTCCACATTGTGAAG ATATCAACGAATGCCAGATGATCCCAGGACTCTGCAAGGACGGCGAATGCGTCAACACTGATGGATCGTTCAGATGTGAATGTGCCGATGGTTACGTTTACAATAACAAACTTCATAAGTGCGAAG aTATCGATGAATGTCTTGAAGGATACTGCGAGAATGGAGAATGCTCAAACACAGTCGGAGGCTTCATGTGCAAATGTCCGCCTGATTATTTATTGTCATCTGACCAAACGTACTGTATAT CCGACAAACCAGGATTCTGCTACACTTCAATTGAGAGTGGATTGTGCGCAACACCTCTTCCACAGCTCACCAGAAGAACTGAATGCTGCTGTTCTACTGTTGGAGAGCATGAACAAGAAACCCTCGGAAAATGCTTCGCAGTTCCAAACAGCAATCCAGAACGTTGCCCAACTCTCGGAACGC CGGAATTCATTCACCAGTGTACCGATCTTGGTCATGGGAAAGGAGACATCACTGATCCCGATCTCATGTGCCAAATCATGGGCGTCCAAGCATGTGAGAACGGCGAATGTGTCGGCACTGCTACAGGAGGTTATCAGTGTAGATGCAACGAAGGTTTTGCTCCCACTGAAGACATGAAAGGATGCGTAG ATAAGAATGAATGTGGTGACGGAATGAGTGAACGAGATATCTGTGGCTTATATGGAACTTGCGTTAACTCTATCGGAAGTTACAGCTGCCATTGTGATCCCGGGTTTGCAAACGGAGAAGACATGATAAGTTGCATTG ATATTGACGAATGCGCAGAGGCCCCTGAAGGTCTCTGTGAGAACGGGAGATGCGTGAACAACCGCGGAAGCTTCATCTGCAGCTGTGATGAAGGCTACAGACAAACTGCCACACGTCAGGCATGCGAAG actACGACGAATGCGTTGAAGATAACGATCTATGTGAATTTGGAAGATGCGTCAACATTATTGGTGCATTCAGATGTGTGTGCAACCCAGGATTCGTTGAATCTGCTGATAAGAGAAGCTGCAAAG ATGAGAACGAATGTGAGGCGACAGGAATGTGTGAACATGGATCTTGTATCAACAGGAATGGTGGATTCGAGTGTATGTGTGATAATGGCTTTGAAATCACA CACGACGGTAAACACTGCGTAGACATCGACGAATGCAAGCAGAAACCCTGCATCAACGGAGAATGCGAGAATTTGATCGGTGACTTCAGATGCCACTGCCATAGATTCCAACAACTGGACGAATCAGGCAGACGCTGTTTACTTG AGTCTCGAGTCGCCAACTGCTTCCGAAATGTAAGGAATGGACAATGTAATGCAGAAAATGCACTGACAGCATTGACAACGAGAGCTGAGTGCTGTTGTGCGGTGCCAGGAGGAATGAGCGCCTGGGATGATTGCGAACCTTGTCCGGAGAGAGGATCTG aaaaccaCGGAGTTCTCTGCAGTGGTGTCACCATCAACAATATATGTGCAATGCACGCTTCACCTTGTGACAATGGAGCCTGTATTAACATGGAAGGAAACAACTACAGATGCGAATGCCATCCTGGGTTTTTACCGACAGCTGATCAGAAAGCCTGCGTTG ACATTGATGAATGCAGCGAATCCATGCAATGTAGTAACGGACAATGCAGGAATACACCAGGATCATTTGTCTGTACTTGCGATCCCGGATTCGTTCTTAAAGGAGACGTTTGCGAAG ACATTCCTGAATGTGAATCCAACCCTTGCATCAACGGAGAGTGTGTTGATCTTCCTGGAAGCTTTGAATGTCGATGCGAAGAAGGAAGCATGCTTGACATAAATGGACTGGCTTGCTACA ACGTTCAAATGCAACAATGCTGGAAATCATATGAAAACAATACTTGCTCAGATAACTTCAGAGTTTTGACTGCTGAGGCTTGCTGTAACTCCATTGGGGTTGCTTGGGGCAACAAGAATTGCATCCCATGTACTGAGATTG AACTCCGTTGCCAGAAAGGATACATGTACAACGTTGCTACCGATGAATGTGATGACATCCCTGAATGTTCTTACGGGGCCTGCGATCCACTTGCTGAATGTATTGAAACAGAGGGCTCCTTCCAATGCATCTGCCCAGAACATCTCACATTGGATGCAACAAGAACTGTTTGTCTAG atatTCGTGTTGGAACTTGCTTCTGGGATTTCGAAGAGAGCACAAACGAATGTAGCAATCCAACTTTCGGTGCCGTTATGCGAAAGTCTGATTGTTGCTGCACCGTGGGACAAGGCTGGCGTCATGACTCCAATGCATGTGAAGGATGCCCGGTAGAAGGAACTCCAGAATTCGATAAACTTTGCCCGCTTGGCAAAACCGGAGGCACAGACGGAAAACTCGGACCAACAG TTAATGAATGTATTCGATTCCCTGATCTTTGCAACAATGGTATCTGTGAGAACACAGTGGATAGCTTCATATGCAGATGCAACATTGGTTTTACCTTGGATGAGACAGGCAGGATGTGCaatgatattgatgaatgtgATATCAG CATCGAACTTTGCGGTGAGGGCGAATGCGTCAACACAGATGGAAGCTTCAACTGCATCTGTAAAGAAGGATACACTCTTAGTTCAACTGGAGACTTCTGTGAAG ATGACAACGAATGTATTGCTGGAGGTAAATGCACAGGAGGAGATTGCCTGAACACAGATGGTTCATACGAATGCAGATGTCCTCAAGGAAGAGCATTGAGCCCAGACGGAACAAGATGCGTCG ATGTTGACGAATGCTTGGTCATGAAAGATCTATGCAAACCATATGGAGAATGCGTCAACATGCTCGGTTTCTTTGTCTGTGTATGCGATCCTGGATTCGAAACTACTGAAGATAAAACAATTTGCGTTG ACAAAGATGAATGCGCCATCGAAAACGGTGGATGCTCTACCATCTGTGTCAACACTATTGGATCATATGAATGCCGATGCGAAGAAGGATTCACCTTGACTTTTGACGGACACACTTGCGCTG ATGTTGATGAATGCATGGACCAACCAAGCCGATGCGACGGAGGAAGATGTGAAAACATCGAAGGAAGTTTCCAATGTGTTTGCTTTGATGGATTCATGGCTACGATGGACTTCCA ATATTGCGAAGATATGGATGAATGTGCAATGAATCCCAACATATGCATGAATGGTAAATGCCACAACACAAGAGGTTCCTACACCTGCAATTGCGATCAAGGATATTGTGTACCACAAGGACAAATGATCTGTGTTG ACGAGGATGAATGCGAATTGGGAAAACATACCTGCGATGTCAACGCAGACTGTTCAAATACTGATGGCGGGTTTGAATGCTCCTGCATTGATGGATTCTCCGGTGATGGATTTGATTGCATCG ACGAAGATGAATGTACTAATGGCAACAATACTTGTGATGAGAATGCGGAGTGTGATAATACTCATGGATCATATGCTTGCAACTGTGATGATGGATTCCACGGAGACGGCTTCTCTTGCTCTG acaAGGATGATTGTTTGGCCGATGAAAACTTGTGCGGACCCCATGGTACCTGCTTAAACATTCAAGGAAGCTTCGAGTGTGAATGCCCAATGGGATTCATGACAACCGCTGACAAGAAAGCATGCAAAG ACATTGATGAATGCGCAATCGAACACATCTGCGTCAACGGCCGATGTCACAACGTTCCAGGAACATTCAGATGTGAATGCCTCAAAGG TTTCGAGAAAGACGAACAAGGAGCAAACTGCACTGATATTGACGAATGTGATGACGTTGCCAATTGTATCAACGGTGAATGTGTCAACTCAATCGGAACCTATGAATGTCAATGTCCAGAAGGATTCACCCCCAACCCTGGCGGTGTCGGATGTGTTG ATACCAGAACTGGCGACTGTTTCCTGAGAGTGGAAGGCGATGAAAACGCTCCCATCTGTTCTCGTGCTATTGGAGTTGATGTTGTCCGTGCGACATGCTGTTGTTCTTACTACGCACAAGCCTGGGGAAATCCATGTGAAATCTGTCCTGAGAGAAATACTTCCGAG TATCAAACACTCTGTCCAGGAGGAGACGGATTCAAACCAAACCCGATCACAGTATTCTTGGAAGACATTGATGAATGTATGGAGCTTCCAGGTTTATGTCAAGGCGGGAAATGCGTCAACGTTTTTGGATCTTTTATCTGCGAATGTCCAGAGGGCTACAAACTCAACGAAGAGAGCAGAGTTTGCGAAG ATGTTGATGAATGCACGGAGGCAGAAGCTGTCTGCGGACCAGGAACTTGTGTCAACTCTGTTGGCGGATACAGTTGCTTATGTCCTGATGGATACAAACCAATCAATAGAGGAAGAATCTGTGAAG ACGAAAGAGAAGCATTCTGCTACAGATATTACAACGAATCTTCATTCCAATGTACCGAACAACTCCCATTCAATGTGACAAAGAAATTGTGTTGTTGCACCGGACAGATCGGACAAGGATGGAATAATCCATGCGAG GTTTGCCCCATTCCCGGAGATGGCACTGCCTTCAAAGAGCTGTGTGGCGTTGATATCTACGAACCTGGTGAACTTATCTGCAAGAAAGTTCCAGATCTCTGCTTGAATGGAATCTGTGTCGACACCGATACCGGATACCAGTGTGAATGTCCGATGGGATTCAGATACAACGAAGCAATGCTCATGTGTGAAG ATATTGACGAATGTGCTGCTGATGAAAACATCTGCAGAATCAATGCACAATGTGTCAACCTGCAAGGGTCATACAGGTGCAGCTGTAAAGATGGTTACACTGACAGGAATGGAGAATGTGTCG ATGTTGATGAATGTATCGAGCAAGAAGCCTGTTCCAACGGTCAATGCGAGAACAGGGAAGGCGGATTCCTTTGCATTTGCAACCAAGGTTTCAAGAGCATCAACGATGAACAAGCATGCGAGG ATGTCGACGAGTGTGACTTTGATCCATGTGGTTTCGGAAATTGTCAGAATATGGTTGGAAGTTACATCTGTACATGCTATAACGGTTTCACCCTGAGTGACAACGGAGACTGTGTTG atactGATGAATGTGTTGAACTATCTGTCTGTCGTAACGGACTTTGCATCAACGAAGATGGTTCGTACTCGTGCATGTGCGATGATGGTTACAAGGTAGCCCGCGACGGAAGATCGTGTATCG ATGCTAACGAATGCATGGAGGATGCGGCTGTATGCGGTGAAGGCTCCTGCCAAAATATGGACGGTTCCTTCAAATGTTTCTGTCCAGATGGATACTCTAGCCCTGATGGAAAATCTTGCATTG ATGACGATGAATGTGAATTGTTGGATATGTGCACAAATGGCGATTGTGTTAACACGCCAGGAAGCTTCACATGCGTTTGCCCGCCCAACTTTGCTCTCAGcaccaacaagaaactttgCATAG ATCAAACCAAAGGCCAATGCTACAGTTCATACGACCTTGGCGTGTGTTCAAACGAGATGCCAACTGCAGTTACTCGCGGTTCCTGCTGCTGTACATGCACTGACTCAGCCTGGGGTGAATCTGCTGGTGAATGCGAGGCCTGCCCTGCTGAAGGAACACAAGAGTTCGAAAACCTTTGCCCTGAAGGTTGTGGATTCACACCAAATGGAGACG aCATCAACGAGTGCGTGACGAACAATCCATGCGTGAACGGAATCTGCAGAAATTTGGCGGGAGGATTCAAATGCGAATGCAGAACTGGATTCAAACTTGACGAAACGAACTTTGTCTGTGTTG acGAAGACGAATGTGTTGAGCGAGGTAACCCATGCGGACCTGGAACGTGTTCAAACAGAGTTGGTGGATTTCATTGTGAATGTGAGGACGGATACTACAATGGACCTATGATGAAATGCCTTG ATATCAATGAATGTCTTGAACAGACCCACGGATGTAAATTCAGATGCGTCAATACAGATGGAAGCTACGTATGTACTTGTCCTGATGGATACAAATTGAATGATGATGATCGATCATGTAGCG ACATTGATGAATGTTCCGATGATGACCTAAACAGATGTGAAGAGAAAGGAATGCTCTGCAAGAACGCTGTTGGAAGTTTCGAATGTCTTTGCCAACCAGGATACAAGAAAGTTGGAGTGGCAGACCAATGCGAGA ACATTGATGAATGTTTGACTCTCGGAGTTTGTGCAGGAGGCGAATGCATCGATTTGGAAGGAAGCTATCAGTGCAGATGTGGTGAAGGCTACATATACGACGAACAAGGACGACGTTGCATTG ACAATCGTGAGGGACTCTGCTATGCCGCTGTCCACCAACGTACATGCGAACTCACTGCTACTACTGGCTTCTCCGTTTCAAAGACAAGCTGCTGTTGTAACAACGGTGCAGGATGGGGACCTGACTGTGATATCTGCCCGCTTCCAAGTTCAA AGGAATTCGTGAAACTTTGCCCACACGGACCTGGATTCGACGAGAGAGGAGAAGACATCGATGATTGTATTGTATTCCCTGGACTTTGCGCCAACGGCACATGCACCAATCTCCTAGGATCCTACAAATGTATCTGCGACAGAGGTTTCATGCCAACTGAGAACATGCAAGCTTGTATTG ACATTGACGAATGTGCCATGCCAAACGGATGTGCTGGAGGATCTCGATGCAGAAACACATTTGGTGGATATAAATGCGAATGCCCAGCTGGTTACCAGATCACCAACACTATGAGATGCGTTG ACGTCGACGAATGCACCAGGAAAGATCATCAATGTCAATTCATCTGCATCAACACTATCGGAAGCTACCACTGCGGATGCCCACACGGATTCGCTATGCATAAC AACCAATCATGCGTTGACCAAGATGAATGCAAGATGGATCCAGATATCTGTGGTGAGAACGCTGATTGTGAGAATGATGTCGGTGGATACCATTGCGTATGCGCACCAGGATTTGAGAAGACTCCAAATGGAGATGGATGCATTG GTCTACCATGTGATTCCCGACCTGGTATCTGCGGACCTCAAATGTGCATGAACGTTGGCGAGTCCATCAGATGTGTGCCAGGATGCAATCCCAACACGAGGCTCAGGTTTCACAACATGAGATGTTACGACATCAACGACTGCAGAGCAAACCCTTGCAAATTTGGAGGCCGATGTGTTCCTAATGCTGAAGGACAATACAGATGCACTGGCGGTGGATGCGGAAG GGGCTTCGCAATGATGGGAGGTTACGGTAGAGGATGCGGAGACATCAATGAATGCAGATTCCAGAACAATCCTTGCTCTTATCAATGTCAGAATTCATATGGTGGATTCAAATGTGGATGCCCAAGAGGATACTTCGGTCTCGGTGGAAG TCAATGTATGAACGGTATGGGTGGTTTCCAACAACCTCCAGTCTACCCTCAGCAATACGGTCAACTACCATTCATGGGAGGACGTGGAGCACCAATGGGAAGATGCTACGACTGCGGACCGGTTGGACCGCACAGACAACGAAGATCTACTGAGTCAGCACAAATGGAAATGATAAGCGGGGATGATGAGAACCGTCCACCAGTTAATACATCTGTTCCAATCATTATGCATCTCAGCCTACAAAACCTGAACCCACGTCAACGATTGATCCAACTTATCCCAGCTATCCGGACATTGAAGGATCACACATTGTACAAAATCATCGGAGGAAACGAAGGCAGAATGTTCAGAATTCACAAGCAAGACAGCTTCCACTTCATCCATCTTAACCGTGGTTTCGAGAGAGAGGAAGGAAAGATCGAACCAGGCCAATACAAGATCAAGGTTGAAGCCAAACCAACCATTGATAAGAAGACAGCAAAGAAAGCCAGCCTTGACAACCCCCAGATAGAGAAAGCAATGGAGAATACCGTCAAGTTCGAGGTTCTTTTCGATATCGAAAAGTag